A genomic region of Dickeya solani IPO 2222 contains the following coding sequences:
- the metA gene encoding homoserine O-acetyltransferase MetA produces MPIRVPDELPAVSFLRNENVFVMASSRARTQEIRPLKVLVLNLMPKKIETENQFLRLLSNSPLQVDIQLLRIDSRESKNTPAEHLNNFYCDFEDIEHENFDGLIVTGAPLGLVDFCDVVYWPQIERVVNWAKEHVTSTLFVCWAVQAALNVLYGIPKLTRDVKLSGVYSHHTLQPHAPLTRGFDETFLAPHSRYADFPSDVIREHTDLDILVESEVAGAYLFASKDKRLAFVTGHPEYDALTLSSEYFRDSEAGLNPVIPVNYFPGDNPQKTPRATWRSHGHLLFSNWLNYHVYQITPFDLRHMNPTLD; encoded by the coding sequence ATGCCAATCCGGGTTCCTGATGAGTTGCCGGCTGTCAGCTTCTTGCGCAATGAAAACGTCTTTGTGATGGCGTCTTCCCGAGCCAGAACGCAGGAAATTCGTCCGTTGAAGGTGCTGGTGCTTAACCTGATGCCAAAGAAAATCGAAACGGAAAACCAGTTCCTGCGGCTCCTGTCGAATTCGCCATTGCAGGTGGATATTCAGCTGTTGCGAATCGATAGCCGGGAATCGAAGAACACGCCGGCGGAGCATCTCAACAACTTCTACTGCGACTTTGAAGACATCGAGCATGAGAACTTTGACGGTTTGATCGTGACCGGCGCACCGCTGGGGCTGGTGGATTTCTGTGATGTGGTGTACTGGCCGCAGATCGAGCGGGTAGTTAACTGGGCTAAAGAGCATGTCACTTCGACACTGTTTGTGTGCTGGGCGGTTCAGGCTGCGTTGAATGTGTTGTATGGCATCCCCAAGCTGACCCGCGACGTAAAATTATCCGGCGTGTATTCACACCATACGCTGCAACCGCATGCCCCGTTGACGCGTGGCTTTGACGAAACCTTTCTGGCCCCACATTCCCGCTATGCGGATTTCCCTTCCGATGTGATTCGTGAACACACCGATCTGGATATTCTGGTGGAGTCTGAGGTGGCTGGAGCCTACCTGTTTGCCAGCAAGGACAAACGGCTGGCGTTTGTGACCGGGCACCCGGAGTACGATGCGCTGACATTGTCGAGCGAGTATTTTCGTGACAGCGAAGCCGGCCTTAACCCAGTGATCCCGGTGAATTACTTCCCGGGGGATAACCCTCAGAAAACGCCGCGGGCGACCTGGCGTAGTCATGGTCATCTGCTGTTTTCCAACTGGTTGAATTACCACGTTTACCAGATCACGCCGTTCGATTTACGTCATATGAATCCTACGTTGGATTGA